In Deltaproteobacteria bacterium, one DNA window encodes the following:
- a CDS encoding TetR/AcrR family transcriptional regulator has product MAAKRSHKKERRSTRRDPERTRAAILRAATALFTRCGLNGTSLDDISREAGVNRGLIYHYFKTKESLFDQVLAQPLNEYTRSQLELLQKPDFDALSLRDATESFFWFLSRHPELVRLLSWTLAMRRLALELAQLEFTRLFFRAAVQRLDQAKAAGRIRANIDSAHLLITIIDLCVSWHMSRDEWAHKFGWTDKSTEELDRERLAAILDFIDAAVRPLPPAVTETGD; this is encoded by the coding sequence GTGGCCGCGAAGCGGAGCCATAAGAAGGAGCGCCGGTCGACGCGCCGCGACCCGGAGCGCACCCGCGCCGCGATCCTGCGGGCCGCCACGGCCCTGTTTACCCGCTGCGGGCTCAACGGAACGAGCCTCGACGACATCTCGCGGGAGGCCGGCGTCAACCGCGGTCTCATCTACCACTACTTCAAGACCAAGGAATCGCTGTTCGACCAGGTGCTGGCTCAGCCGCTCAACGAGTACACCCGGTCCCAGCTCGAACTCCTGCAAAAGCCCGACTTCGACGCGCTGAGCCTGCGCGACGCGACCGAGAGCTTCTTCTGGTTCCTGTCGCGGCACCCGGAGTTGGTGCGCCTGCTGAGCTGGACCCTCGCCATGCGGCGCCTCGCGCTCGAACTCGCGCAGCTCGAGTTCACTCGCCTGTTCTTCCGGGCGGCGGTGCAGCGGCTCGACCAGGCCAAGGCCGCAGGCCGCATTCGCGCGAACATCGACTCCGCCCACCTGCTCATCACGATCATCGACCTGTGCGTGTCGTGGCACATGTCGCGCGACGAATGGGCGCACAAGTTCGGCTGGACCGACAAGTCCACCGAGGAACTCGATCGCGAGCGTCTCGCCGCGATCCTCGACTTCATCGATGCGGCCGTCCGGCCGCTTCCCCCCGCTGTCACCGAGACAGGAGACTGA